One Procambarus clarkii isolate CNS0578487 chromosome 15, FALCON_Pclarkii_2.0, whole genome shotgun sequence DNA segment encodes these proteins:
- the mge gene encoding mitochondrial import receptor subunit TOM22 homolog, whose translation MATLIDITDRDSGVASSEATPESQMLSPTAQEEAVKVMGEAVEAAAARVSSAALDVADAPHVIARVLRGDGDADDVDDDEDVDESLGERIWGLTEMFPERLRTTSVNAVSTSLNVVKSAYDLTRQVVWIAVSTSVILFAPVMFELERLNVEEMMKQDRNRLVLGPGSAMSGPPIAPGLMPPPPTR comes from the exons ATGGCCACTTTGATAGATATAACAGATAGAGACAGCGGTGTGGCGAGCAGCGAGGCCACACCAGAGAGCCAGATGCTGAGCCCTACAGCACAGGAGGAGGCGGTGAAGGTGATGGGGGAAGCGGTGGAGGCCGCCGCCGCCAGGGTGTCGTCTGCTGCTCTGGACGTGGCCGACGCTCCTCATGTTATTGCTAGGGTTCTCAGAGGCGACGGCGACGCTGACGACGTCGACGACGACGAG GATGTTGATGAAAGCCTAGGGGAGAGAATATGGGGATTAACAGAGATGTTCCCTGAACGTCTTCGAACCACCAGTGTTAATGCTGTATCGACCTCTTTAAATGTAGTAAAAA GCGCCTATGATTTGACTCGGCAAGTAGTATGGATAGCAGTTAGTACATCTGTCATCCTATTTGCTCCTGTGATGTTTGAATTAGAAAGACTCAATGTCGAAGAGATGATGAAACAAGATAGAAACAGG CTTGTATTGGGTCCTGGATCAGCCATGTCTGGGCCACCAATTGCTCCCGGTCTTATGCCACCGCCTCCAACACGATAA